GGACCATCCACCAAACGGATTTCAATCATTTTATTTTTCTGCAGCCGATTGCGGGTGGTAAAGGATTTGCTCATGCCGGCGGCTGAGATGACCAAAGTCGCCTGCACTTCGTCTTCATCACGATGATGCACCTGGCTTTGAGCGCAATAAGGTAAAAATTCGGCATAATGTTCCACGTCATTGACCAGCGTGAACATTTGCTCGCAACTGTAGGGGATTACTCGTGATTTTTTTACAATGGTCATTTCAAACGCCCCTTACATGCTGAATAAGCCACTGCGACAAATCCACTATTTCATTGGCACAAACACTATGCTCCATGGGGTATTCATGAGCGGAAATCGCAGTAAATCCCTTTCGATCGAGCCATTTGAGGGTTTCTTTCGTCCAAACCGGCCAGACAATCGGATCATAGGTCCCAAAAGCGAGAAAAAGCGGCGTTGTGGCGGGTAATTGCGGTTCACATTCATTAACCAGAGGCAGGTAAGCCGACAGTGAAATAACGCCGCCAAGCGGCTTGGTCATGCCTAAGGCCGTATGCAGCGCCATGGCCCCGCCCTGTGAGAATCCGGCCAGGTAAATCTGTTCGCTGGTAAAGCCTGCCGCCAGTTGCTGCTCAACCGCTGCGCTAATCATTTTCTCCGATGTTAAAATGCCTTCCTTGTCTTCACGCGCGGCGAAATCCATGGCCAGGATATCATACCAGGCGCGCATGGCCATGCCGCCATTGATGGTAATCGGCCGTACCGGCGCGTCCAGAAAAACATGCCGCAGCATCAACTCATTAACCTGCAATTGCTCAGCCAGCCCGACCATGTCGTTTGCATCCGCACCGAGGCCATGCATCCAGATGACGCAGGCCTGTGCCGGGTGTTTCGGATCGATATGAAACACTGTTACCCCTAATTCAGCAAAAGGCAAATTATCACCAAAGTACTGGTGTATAGCAAGGTTGCGGCCCCTGTTACCCTGTAAATTTTAGACCGATGCAGCAAAAGAACGTTATTTCAGCGTTATCCCGTGAATTACTGTTTGTTCATCGATGAAATATAGAGTACAATACTGATCAATTAATGAACACACTTTTAATTTTTAGAGCGACGTCTGATGCCTTTAAAACCCGAACAGCTTAAAAAATACCAAGCGGACATTAAAAAAATAGTCCCCGGCGTGGTTAACCTTCATTTAAGCGAATCGCAATGGCAGGATCTAAGCGATCGCCTCCCCACAGGCAAATCGCAACTGCAGACGATGCAGCCCAAAAAACTGACATTCACACGCATTGTTCTTGCGTTATCCAAAGTCACAGGACAGCACCCTAATCACATTATTCAGCAAATCAGCAATAAACAACCGTCGCGCGCCTGTAAAAAAGAGCCCTCCCCGCAGACCGTTTCCATGCCAGCGAAAAGAAAGATAGACCAGGTTCTTAATCCGGACGACAACTCGTTTGTATCCGAGAAGAAAAAACTGACCACCCCTTTAAAAAAGACAGGAGTGACCGGTAAGGACTCCCTCACCCAGGTAACGCCAAAGCACGGCTATAGCCGTGAAGCCCTCACACCCGGCGGAACCCGTGTACGGCTTTTTTTCAGTAATTCCCAGGGCAGCCTTTATAAAAAGGTGACACCCGTCGGCAACCGCACTAATCAGGGAAAAGTGGACCTGTCCAAAGCCAGAAAACGTCTGTTTGACGAGAAATTACCGACCACCCTTTATAAAGAACGTCCCAAAGCCCAGCGTTTTGTGGCCACACTCGATAAAATGCTCCCCGAGGGCCAGAACCGCCTGTGCAGTCAAAAGCAATTAACGCAGGCAACCTGCAAGGATATTTTCATTGCCCATGGTCATGACGAAGCCAGCACAACCCATGGCAATCAATACCATTGGTCGCACCTTGTCGCCCATTTCTTAGGCGGCGACCACAGCGTCGACAACTTAATTCCCGCCACCCGTCAATGCAATCTCAGCATTCTGCAAATTGTCGAGCGGGAAATTGCGGACCGATTAAAATCAGGCATTCCTTCCATTACCATTACGGTCACACCCCATTATGACCAGGAGGATTCCTTAATCCCCTCGGAAATCATTTATCGCCTGGAGTGGCTTAAAAAAGACTGTGACAATGAATTTCATCAGGAGGAAATACGGTTTAATCCAGCGTCTTACGGATTCCCTACCCGATCCATGCGGGCTTCCATTGATCATCTTCGCAAAGCGGCAGAAGCAGAACAACCCAGTGAAAGCATGGAATCTGAGACGAACCAGCATGGCGCTTTGTTAAAGGTTTCTTTATAATCAAAGGCATTGGCTCCCTTTGAGATACTCATGAAACTGTTCCACCATGGCGTATTGCTGGCAATAATGACCCTGCTTCTGGCCGCTTGCGGGCAGAAGGGCCCGCTGTACCTGCCTGACAACAACCCGCCACACTCATCGAAAATTCGTTAGCAGCGAGTCCATTATGGCCATTAAGTTCACAAAAATGCACGGTCTTGGCAATGATTTCATGGTCATTGACGCCATTCATCAGACACCGGATTTACGCCCCCAAACAATCGCCCGCCTGGCCGCGCGTCATACCGGCATCGGCTTTGATCAATGCCTTATTGTTGAAAAAAGCACGAGCCCGGATACTGATTTTTTTTATCGCATTTTTAACGCTGACGGCCATGAGGTCGGGCAATGCGGGAATGGCGCCCGCTGTCTGGCGCGTTTTCTTCATCATTATGGTTTAACCGACAAGAAACGCATCACAGTGGCCACGCCCACAACCCGCATGGCACTTCTCCTCAATGACGATAAGACCGTCACGGTCGACATGGGTAAGCCCCGGCTTAATCCAGCAGAAATCCCGATGTTTGCCGTGGAAAAATCACCGCATTACCCGATCCCGCTGCTGGATGGGACTCACCTGCCGGTGCACGCCGTCAACGTCGGCAATCCCCACGCGGTTCTGGTGGTGGATGAGGTAGCCAACAGCCCGGTCGCTACCCTGGGGAAGGAAATTTGTGAGCATCGTTTATTCCCTGAACAGGTGAATGTCGGTTTTATGGAAATTGTTAATCCCGGACAAATCCGGCTGCGGGTCTATGAACGCGGGTGTGGAGAAACCAGTGCCTGCGGCAGCGGCGCAGTCGCGGCTGTTGCCGCAGGACGTCTTTTCCATCGGCTTGAACCCACGGTGAAAGTGAGCCTGCAAGGCGGTGAGTTAACCGTGGATTGGCCTGATATGAATAGCCCCATACAGCTGACTGGCCCGGCCGTTTTCGTGTATGAAGGAGTTTTGTTATGCGCATAGTGATTCTTGGCGCCGGTCAGGTTGGCGGTACGCTGGCACGTAATTTAACGCGCGAAAACAATGACATTACCGTGGTGGACCTGGACGAGGAACGTCTGCGGGAATTGCATCACCGCCT
This region of Legionella taurinensis genomic DNA includes:
- a CDS encoding type II toxin-antitoxin system RatA family toxin yields the protein MTIVKKSRVIPYSCEQMFTLVNDVEHYAEFLPYCAQSQVHHRDEDEVQATLVISAAGMSKSFTTRNRLQKNKMIEIRLVDGPFSHLEGFWRFDETPEGCRISFDLEFEFAGRMFSMFLGPVFEQVTEKMVDAFCDRAASLYG
- a CDS encoding alpha/beta hydrolase, with amino-acid sequence MFHIDPKHPAQACVIWMHGLGADANDMVGLAEQLQVNELMLRHVFLDAPVRPITINGGMAMRAWYDILAMDFAAREDKEGILTSEKMISAAVEQQLAAGFTSEQIYLAGFSQGGAMALHTALGMTKPLGGVISLSAYLPLVNECEPQLPATTPLFLAFGTYDPIVWPVWTKETLKWLDRKGFTAISAHEYPMEHSVCANEIVDLSQWLIQHVRGV
- a CDS encoding DNA/RNA non-specific endonuclease yields the protein MPLKPEQLKKYQADIKKIVPGVVNLHLSESQWQDLSDRLPTGKSQLQTMQPKKLTFTRIVLALSKVTGQHPNHIIQQISNKQPSRACKKEPSPQTVSMPAKRKIDQVLNPDDNSFVSEKKKLTTPLKKTGVTGKDSLTQVTPKHGYSREALTPGGTRVRLFFSNSQGSLYKKVTPVGNRTNQGKVDLSKARKRLFDEKLPTTLYKERPKAQRFVATLDKMLPEGQNRLCSQKQLTQATCKDIFIAHGHDEASTTHGNQYHWSHLVAHFLGGDHSVDNLIPATRQCNLSILQIVEREIADRLKSGIPSITITVTPHYDQEDSLIPSEIIYRLEWLKKDCDNEFHQEEIRFNPASYGFPTRSMRASIDHLRKAAEAEQPSESMESETNQHGALLKVSL
- the lptM gene encoding LPS translocon maturation chaperone LptM: MKLFHHGVLLAIMTLLLAACGQKGPLYLPDNNPPHSSKIR
- the dapF gene encoding diaminopimelate epimerase, whose product is MAIKFTKMHGLGNDFMVIDAIHQTPDLRPQTIARLAARHTGIGFDQCLIVEKSTSPDTDFFYRIFNADGHEVGQCGNGARCLARFLHHYGLTDKKRITVATPTTRMALLLNDDKTVTVDMGKPRLNPAEIPMFAVEKSPHYPIPLLDGTHLPVHAVNVGNPHAVLVVDEVANSPVATLGKEICEHRLFPEQVNVGFMEIVNPGQIRLRVYERGCGETSACGSGAVAAVAAGRLFHRLEPTVKVSLQGGELTVDWPDMNSPIQLTGPAVFVYEGVLLCA